A region of Lichenibacterium dinghuense DNA encodes the following proteins:
- a CDS encoding SDR family NAD(P)-dependent oxidoreductase codes for MAGGSATYPSLDGRTVLVTGGGSGIGAAITAAFTAQGARVGFLDIAAEPSGALESELRAAGHAARFVHCDLRDIDALKRGVAAVRDAFGPVAVLINNAAHDERHAAADVTPEVFDERIAVNLRHQFFAAQAVLPDMVARGGGSIVNFGSASWMAGQGGMAVYSMAKSAVLGFTRSLARDYGPHNVRVNAIAPGAVLTQRQKDKWLTPAYEAELMGKQCLKRHVMPDEIARFALFLASDDASACTGQHYVVDGGWV; via the coding sequence ATGGCGGGGGGCAGCGCAACCTATCCGAGCCTCGACGGCCGGACCGTCCTGGTGACCGGCGGAGGCAGCGGCATCGGGGCCGCGATCACGGCCGCCTTCACGGCGCAGGGCGCCCGCGTGGGCTTCCTCGACATCGCGGCCGAGCCGTCGGGGGCGCTCGAATCGGAACTCCGCGCGGCCGGCCACGCGGCCCGCTTCGTGCACTGCGACCTGCGCGACATCGACGCCCTGAAGCGCGGCGTCGCCGCGGTGCGCGACGCCTTCGGCCCGGTCGCGGTGCTGATCAACAACGCCGCCCACGACGAGCGCCACGCGGCGGCCGACGTGACGCCGGAGGTGTTCGACGAGCGCATCGCCGTGAACCTGCGCCACCAGTTCTTCGCCGCCCAGGCGGTGCTGCCCGACATGGTGGCGCGGGGCGGCGGTTCGATCGTGAACTTCGGCTCGGCGTCCTGGATGGCGGGCCAGGGCGGCATGGCGGTCTACTCCATGGCGAAGTCGGCGGTGCTCGGCTTCACGCGCTCGCTGGCGCGCGACTACGGCCCCCACAATGTCCGGGTGAACGCCATCGCGCCCGGCGCGGTTCTGACGCAGCGCCAGAAGGACAAGTGGCTGACGCCCGCCTACGAGGCCGAGCTGATGGGCAAGCAGTGCCTGAAGCGGCACGTCATGCCCGACGAGATCGCGCGCTTCGCGCTGTTCCTGGCCTCCGACGACGCCTCGGCCTGCACGGGCCAGCACTACGTGGTCGACGGCGGGTGGGTGTAG
- a CDS encoding nitroreductase family protein, translating into MSTLSPRQPEHPIEPVFLDRWSPRAFAADAISEEDLLGLLEAARWAPSAYNSQPARFVYGRRGTPAFDKLLDLLVPANQSWAKDAAALVFVASNSLMRPPGQDKDVPSRSHTFDAGAAWMSFAIQAQMRGWYTHGMVGVDFERAFAELDVPQGYRLECAIALGRIGDPGSLPEKLQAREMPSGRRPLAEIALEGGFKR; encoded by the coding sequence ATGAGCACCCTGTCCCCCCGCCAGCCCGAGCATCCGATCGAGCCCGTGTTCCTCGACAGATGGTCGCCCCGCGCCTTCGCGGCCGACGCGATATCGGAGGAGGACCTGCTCGGCCTTCTCGAAGCGGCGCGCTGGGCACCTTCGGCCTACAACTCGCAGCCGGCGCGCTTCGTCTACGGGCGCCGCGGCACGCCGGCGTTCGACAAGCTGCTCGACCTCCTGGTGCCGGCCAACCAGAGCTGGGCCAAGGACGCCGCGGCGCTGGTCTTCGTCGCATCGAACTCGCTGATGCGGCCGCCGGGGCAGGACAAGGACGTGCCGTCGCGCTCCCACACGTTCGACGCGGGCGCGGCCTGGATGAGCTTCGCCATCCAGGCGCAGATGCGCGGCTGGTACACCCACGGCATGGTCGGCGTCGATTTCGAGCGCGCCTTCGCGGAGCTCGACGTCCCGCAGGGCTATCGCCTCGAATGCGCCATCGCGCTCGGGCGCATCGGCGACCCCGGCTCGTTGCCCGAGAAGCTCCAGGCGCGCGAGATGCCGAGCGGGCGCAGGCCGCTTGCCGAGATCGCGCTGGAAGGCGGCTTCAAGCGCTGA
- a CDS encoding 2-dehydro-3-deoxygalactonokinase — MSPAAFIAVDWGTTRLRASLVGPDGAVAATAQADSGVQSVAAGGYPAALDAACRPWFDAHPDIPVLMAGMVGSRNGWVEAPYAPCPAGADEIAACLCAVPDAGRSVRIVPGVECCWPDGSYDVMRGEETQALGTGVRDGLLSLPGTHGKWIEMRDGRISRFATFVTGELFAAVSASFVGRLAEEPHDDPAGAALAAEAARPPGGLTRALFQARARVLGGDLAPRGVRPFLSRLIVEAEIAGALDLFGRPKIVHLVAGEPQRSIYRAALAERGLAVQDYDTPAVTLAGLKTIMAARS, encoded by the coding sequence ATGAGCCCGGCCGCCTTCATCGCCGTCGACTGGGGCACCACCCGCCTGCGCGCCAGCCTGGTCGGCCCGGACGGCGCCGTCGCGGCGACCGCGCAGGCCGATTCGGGCGTGCAGTCCGTGGCGGCGGGCGGCTATCCCGCCGCGCTCGACGCCGCCTGCCGGCCCTGGTTCGACGCCCATCCCGACATCCCCGTGCTGATGGCCGGCATGGTGGGGAGCCGCAACGGCTGGGTGGAGGCGCCATACGCGCCCTGCCCCGCCGGCGCGGACGAGATCGCGGCGTGCCTCTGCGCCGTGCCGGACGCGGGGCGGAGCGTCAGGATCGTGCCCGGCGTCGAGTGTTGCTGGCCGGACGGCAGCTACGACGTGATGCGCGGCGAGGAGACACAGGCGCTCGGCACGGGCGTGCGCGACGGGCTCCTCAGCCTGCCCGGCACCCACGGCAAGTGGATCGAGATGCGGGACGGCCGCATCAGCCGCTTCGCCACCTTCGTCACCGGCGAGCTCTTCGCCGCCGTCTCGGCCTCCTTCGTGGGCCGGCTGGCCGAGGAGCCGCACGACGATCCCGCCGGCGCGGCCCTGGCGGCCGAGGCCGCGCGCCCGCCCGGCGGGCTGACGCGGGCGCTGTTCCAGGCGCGCGCGCGGGTGCTCGGCGGCGACCTCGCGCCGCGCGGCGTGCGCCCGTTCCTGTCGCGGCTGATCGTGGAGGCCGAGATCGCCGGCGCGCTCGACCTGTTCGGCCGGCCAAAGATCGTGCATCTCGTCGCGGGCGAGCCGCAGCGCTCGATCTATCGCGCCGCGCTGGCGGAGCGCGGCCTCGCCGTGCAGGACTACGACACGCCCGCCGTCACGCTGGCCGGCCTGAAGACCATCATGGCCGCGAGGAGCTGA
- a CDS encoding DUF805 domain-containing protein produces the protein MADAGFRFLYREDRGRIDRALWWRATLPLAVLVGLATAGWLAVRPYAVHDLRSQPFIDGATVGAYLYLALYAFGLILAAVCSYNVSAKRFRDRGRAGRWAAVLPLAAFLTGALVWFIPQSFGDVPDWAGRVAEVALLIVVAWNVVDLGVGPTEPRNRRVLP, from the coding sequence TTGGCCGACGCGGGCTTCCGCTTCCTGTACCGCGAGGATCGCGGCCGCATCGACCGTGCCCTGTGGTGGCGGGCGACGCTGCCGCTCGCCGTCCTGGTCGGGCTCGCGACGGCGGGGTGGCTCGCCGTGCGGCCCTACGCGGTTCACGACCTCCGCAGCCAGCCCTTCATCGACGGCGCGACCGTGGGGGCCTACCTCTACCTCGCGCTCTACGCCTTTGGCCTGATCCTGGCCGCGGTCTGCTCCTACAACGTGTCGGCCAAGCGCTTCCGCGACCGCGGTCGCGCGGGCCGCTGGGCCGCGGTTCTGCCGCTCGCCGCCTTCCTCACCGGCGCGCTGGTGTGGTTCATCCCGCAGAGCTTCGGCGACGTCCCCGACTGGGCCGGCCGCGTCGCCGAGGTGGCGCTGCTGATCGTGGTGGCCTGGAACGTCGTCGACCTCGGCGTCGGGCCGACCGAGCCGCGGAACCGGAGGGTGCTGCCGTGA
- a CDS encoding PTS sugar transporter subunit IIA — protein MTIADMLAPGDVLLDLRVADKRRLIDELARRAAAWAAVEPAVLAEALGAREALGSTGMGSGIAIPHARLPTVARPRGLFARLRPAVDFDAVDGERVDLVFLLLLPAPAQAEHLNALALVARKLRDEEVRAELRRVRAADQLFAVLARDGWG, from the coding sequence ATGACCATCGCCGACATGCTCGCGCCGGGGGACGTCCTCCTCGACCTGCGGGTGGCGGACAAGCGCCGCCTGATCGACGAGCTGGCGCGCCGCGCCGCCGCCTGGGCCGCGGTCGAGCCGGCCGTCCTCGCCGAGGCGCTCGGCGCGCGCGAAGCGCTCGGCTCCACCGGAATGGGTTCCGGGATCGCCATCCCGCACGCCCGGCTGCCGACGGTGGCGCGCCCGCGCGGGCTTTTCGCGCGCCTGCGCCCCGCCGTGGACTTCGACGCGGTCGACGGGGAGAGGGTCGATCTGGTGTTCCTGCTGCTGCTGCCCGCTCCGGCGCAGGCGGAGCACCTCAACGCCCTGGCGCTCGTGGCGCGCAAGCTCCGCGACGAGGAGGTCCGGGCGGAGCTGCGGCGGGTCCGAGCCGCGGATCAGCTCTTCGCCGTGCTGGCCCGCGACGGTTGGGGATGA
- a CDS encoding MaoC family dehydratase has protein sequence MAGDGRAASASGGLTLDDLSVGQRFESGTHALDEAQIVAFAAQFDPQRFHLDAEAARDTLFGGLAASGWHTASITMRLLVGGGAPFAGGLIGAGGEIAWPRPTRPGDVLQVFSVVQEVTPSRFKPERGSVTLLSETRNQRGEVVQTLKARLIVPRRGPAG, from the coding sequence ATGGCGGGCGACGGCAGGGCGGCTTCGGCCTCGGGCGGGCTGACCCTCGACGATCTCAGCGTCGGCCAGCGCTTCGAGAGCGGCACCCACGCCCTCGACGAGGCGCAGATCGTCGCCTTCGCGGCCCAGTTCGACCCTCAACGCTTCCACCTCGACGCCGAGGCCGCGCGGGACACGCTGTTCGGCGGCCTCGCGGCGAGCGGCTGGCATACGGCGTCGATCACCATGCGGCTGCTGGTCGGCGGCGGCGCGCCCTTCGCGGGCGGGCTGATCGGCGCCGGCGGCGAGATCGCCTGGCCGCGGCCGACCCGGCCGGGCGACGTGCTGCAGGTGTTCAGCGTGGTTCAGGAGGTGACGCCGTCCCGCTTCAAACCCGAGCGCGGCTCCGTCACGCTGCTGAGCGAGACGCGCAACCAGCGCGGGGAGGTGGTGCAGACCTTGAAGGCCCGCCTGATCGTGCCCCGGCGGGGGCCTGCCGGCTGA
- a CDS encoding response regulator, whose protein sequence is MSSVRILVIDDEPPIRKLLRTGLSTQGYHVIEAADGRAALEAVGREKVDLVILDLGLPDMKGHDLLRLIRERDDALPVVVLSSRDDETGKVQAFDLGADDYVTKPFGMNELLARLRAALRHRLAVQGERPVFRVDDLSVDLVRRHVRMADQEVKLSPKEYEVLRLMVLHAGKVLTHAHILREVWGNASDSQYLRVYVRQLRQKLEPEPERPRYILTETGVGYRLRAPDEAEARR, encoded by the coding sequence ATGTCGTCCGTCCGCATCCTCGTCATCGACGACGAGCCGCCCATCCGGAAGCTGCTGCGCACCGGCCTGTCGACGCAGGGCTACCACGTGATCGAGGCCGCCGACGGCCGCGCGGCCCTCGAGGCGGTCGGGCGCGAGAAGGTCGACCTCGTCATCCTCGACCTCGGGCTGCCCGACATGAAGGGCCACGACCTGCTCCGCCTGATCCGCGAGCGCGACGACGCGCTGCCCGTGGTGGTCCTGTCGAGCCGCGACGACGAGACCGGCAAGGTGCAGGCCTTCGACCTCGGCGCCGACGACTACGTCACCAAGCCGTTCGGCATGAATGAGCTCCTGGCGCGCCTGCGCGCGGCCCTGCGCCACCGGCTGGCCGTGCAGGGGGAGCGGCCCGTGTTCCGCGTCGACGACCTGTCGGTCGACCTCGTGCGCCGGCACGTCAGGATGGCCGACCAGGAGGTCAAGCTGTCGCCCAAGGAATACGAGGTGCTGCGCCTGATGGTGCTCCACGCCGGCAAGGTGCTGACCCATGCCCACATCCTGCGCGAGGTGTGGGGCAACGCGAGCGACTCGCAATATCTCCGGGTCTACGTCAGGCAGCTCCGGCAGAAGCTGGAGCCCGAGCCGGAGCGGCCCCGCTACATCCTCACGGAGACCGGCGTGGGCTATCGCCTGCGGGCGCCGGATGAGGCGGAGGCGCGGCGATGA
- a CDS encoding CobW family GTP-binding protein, which yields MTGPVPVGVLTGFLGAGKTTLLNRLLADPAFAGTAVIVNEFGEIGIDHLLVEAVDGDMLTLTTGCLCCAARGDLLAAVESLLARRETLGFARIVIETTGLADPGPVLNALLLGPVLAGTAASGGVLTLVSAVDGGAVLDRHDEARRQVAVADRILITKSDLAPHAIEGLSARLAGLNPAAPVADAREEPPRLALFEPGPVPRPPAAAGHHHHHAADARIRSAVLTGGTVDAAALGAFVAELQRRHGAALLRLKGLASLRQDPDQPAVIQAIGHLLHPASRLDRWPGGERGTRLVAILDGVAPAEVAALWDAFFGQPAIDRPDAAALAGHGGAGLFA from the coding sequence GTGACCGGGCCCGTGCCCGTCGGCGTGCTGACGGGCTTCCTCGGGGCCGGCAAGACGACGCTGCTGAACCGCCTCCTCGCCGACCCGGCCTTCGCCGGCACGGCCGTGATCGTCAACGAGTTCGGCGAGATCGGCATCGACCACCTGCTCGTCGAAGCGGTGGACGGCGACATGCTGACACTGACCACGGGCTGCCTGTGCTGTGCCGCGCGCGGCGACCTGCTGGCCGCCGTCGAGAGCCTGCTGGCGCGGCGCGAAACCCTGGGCTTCGCGCGCATCGTGATCGAGACCACGGGCCTCGCCGACCCCGGCCCCGTGCTGAACGCGCTGCTGCTCGGACCGGTCCTGGCCGGCACCGCAGCGTCGGGCGGCGTGCTGACGCTGGTGTCGGCCGTCGACGGCGGGGCGGTGCTCGACCGGCACGACGAGGCGCGCCGGCAGGTCGCCGTGGCCGACCGCATCCTGATCACCAAGTCGGACCTCGCCCCACATGCGATCGAGGGGCTCTCGGCGCGCCTGGCCGGCCTCAACCCCGCGGCTCCGGTCGCGGACGCGCGCGAGGAGCCGCCCCGCCTCGCGCTGTTCGAGCCCGGCCCTGTCCCGCGCCCGCCCGCGGCGGCCGGGCACCACCATCACCACGCCGCCGACGCGCGCATCCGATCGGCCGTGCTGACGGGCGGCACGGTCGACGCCGCCGCGCTCGGTGCCTTCGTGGCGGAGCTGCAGCGGCGGCACGGCGCCGCGCTCCTGCGGCTCAAGGGCCTCGCGTCGCTGCGCCAGGACCCCGACCAACCCGCCGTGATCCAGGCCATCGGCCACCTCCTCCACCCCGCCTCGCGGCTCGACCGCTGGCCCGGCGGGGAGCGCGGCACGCGCCTCGTCGCCATCCTCGACGGCGTCGCGCCGGCCGAAGTCGCGGCGCTCTGGGACGCCTTCTTCGGACAGCCGGCCATCGACCGGCCCGACGCCGCGGCGCTCGCCGGCCACGGCGGGGCCGGGCTCTTCGCCTGA
- a CDS encoding retropepsin-like aspartic protease family protein, whose product MGVVKGAVGCAVVALLAGHQLSSLDAGRRIALWDAAREAIGARAPDPPPPRLAQLAQAAPAVAAASPFGEEWIGADRLGQFQTTVEIDGQRLPVLVDTGATFVCLSAEDADRVGVHPAPSDYRYAVNTANGSARVAKVQLASVRLGGIELRDVAALVSGRGQLGQTLLGMSFLSRLSTVRIDRGRLVLAR is encoded by the coding sequence ATGGGTGTCGTGAAGGGAGCGGTCGGCTGCGCCGTGGTGGCGCTGCTGGCCGGGCACCAGCTGTCGAGCCTCGATGCCGGCCGCCGCATCGCGCTCTGGGACGCCGCTCGCGAGGCCATCGGCGCGCGGGCGCCCGATCCCCCTCCGCCCCGCCTCGCACAGCTCGCTCAGGCCGCTCCCGCCGTGGCGGCGGCGTCGCCCTTCGGCGAGGAATGGATCGGCGCCGACCGCCTGGGCCAGTTCCAGACCACCGTCGAGATCGACGGGCAGCGCCTGCCCGTCCTGGTCGACACGGGTGCGACTTTCGTGTGTCTCAGCGCCGAGGACGCGGACCGGGTCGGCGTCCACCCGGCGCCCTCCGACTACCGGTATGCGGTCAACACAGCCAACGGCAGCGCCCGTGTCGCCAAGGTGCAGCTCGCTTCGGTGCGCCTCGGCGGCATCGAGCTGCGCGACGTGGCGGCGCTGGTCAGCGGCCGGGGGCAGCTCGGCCAGACGCTGCTCGGCATGAGCTTCCTGTCGCGCCTGTCGACGGTCAGGATCGACCGCGGACGCCTCGTGCTGGCACGGTGA
- a CDS encoding ribokinase — MIAVFGSVNIDLVTAVERIAAPGETVMGGSYRAIPGGKGANQALAARRAGAETVLVGAVGRDGFAEPALALLRQAGVDLAGVAAVDAPTGAAFIAVDADGANAITVAAGANAEAQAAQLDALPANGGLLLLQREVPDREGEAAARAARARGLRTVLNLAPSGRVPDGFLALVDVMVVNEHEAADLAGFLGLPDDHAGLAAHLRTRFGVGATVVTLGAEGAVGWEGGAEHRAPCPRVLAVDTTAAGDSFVGFFAAALDAGLPFGEAMRRGTAAGSLACTTAGAQPSIPDAAAVDALLARSAV, encoded by the coding sequence ATGATCGCCGTCTTCGGCTCGGTCAACATCGACCTCGTCACGGCGGTTGAGCGCATCGCCGCGCCGGGCGAGACGGTGATGGGCGGCTCCTACCGCGCCATCCCGGGCGGAAAGGGCGCCAACCAGGCGCTGGCGGCCCGCCGTGCCGGAGCCGAGACCGTCCTGGTCGGTGCCGTGGGGCGCGACGGCTTCGCCGAACCCGCGCTGGCGCTGCTCCGCCAAGCCGGCGTCGATCTCGCCGGGGTCGCCGCGGTGGACGCGCCGACGGGCGCGGCCTTCATCGCGGTCGACGCGGACGGCGCCAACGCCATCACGGTGGCGGCCGGCGCCAACGCCGAAGCGCAGGCCGCGCAGCTCGACGCCCTGCCGGCGAACGGCGGCCTGCTGCTGCTCCAGCGCGAGGTGCCCGACCGCGAAGGCGAAGCGGCGGCCCGCGCGGCGCGCGCCCGCGGGCTGCGGACGGTGCTCAACCTCGCGCCCTCCGGCCGCGTGCCGGACGGCTTCCTGGCGCTGGTCGACGTCATGGTGGTCAACGAGCACGAGGCTGCCGACCTCGCCGGCTTCCTCGGCCTGCCGGACGACCATGCGGGCCTCGCCGCGCACCTGCGGACGCGGTTCGGCGTCGGCGCGACCGTGGTGACGCTGGGCGCCGAGGGCGCGGTCGGCTGGGAGGGCGGCGCGGAGCACCGCGCGCCCTGCCCGCGCGTCCTCGCGGTGGACACCACGGCGGCGGGCGACAGCTTCGTCGGGTTCTTCGCGGCGGCGCTCGACGCCGGCCTGCCCTTCGGCGAGGCGATGCGGCGCGGGACGGCGGCGGGCTCGCTGGCCTGCACGACGGCGGGCGCCCAACCCTCGATCCCCGACGCCGCCGCGGTCGACGCGCTGCTGGCCCGCTCAGCCGTTTAA
- a CDS encoding 2-dehydro-3-deoxy-6-phosphogalactonate aldolase, whose product MPEPSRFEAHFEDCFGAMPIVAILRGIQPREAVAVGEALVAAGITILEVPLNSPEPLDSISRLARAVGNRASVGAGTVLEPEQVDAVFEAGGQIVVSPNCDAAVIRRTRARGMVSLPGCLTPSEAFAALKCGAHAVKLFPGELVTPNVAKAMAAVLPKKTRLLVVGGVSADSLKDWRGGPVQGFGIGSSLYKPGVTPDEVGRRARALTDAIRGFADPDGEARGLPRDDGREGGRERGGDDER is encoded by the coding sequence ATGCCCGAACCGTCGCGCTTCGAGGCGCATTTCGAGGACTGCTTCGGCGCCATGCCGATCGTCGCCATCCTGCGCGGCATCCAGCCGCGCGAGGCCGTTGCGGTCGGGGAGGCCCTCGTGGCGGCCGGCATCACCATCCTCGAAGTGCCGCTGAACTCGCCCGAGCCGCTCGACAGCATCTCGCGCCTCGCCCGCGCCGTGGGCAACCGCGCCAGCGTCGGAGCCGGCACGGTGCTGGAGCCCGAGCAGGTCGACGCCGTGTTCGAGGCCGGCGGCCAGATCGTCGTGTCGCCGAACTGCGACGCCGCCGTGATCCGCCGCACCCGCGCCCGCGGGATGGTGTCGCTGCCGGGCTGCCTCACGCCGTCCGAAGCCTTCGCGGCGCTGAAATGCGGCGCCCACGCGGTGAAGCTGTTCCCGGGCGAGCTCGTGACGCCGAACGTCGCCAAGGCCATGGCGGCGGTGCTGCCGAAGAAGACGCGCCTGCTGGTCGTCGGCGGCGTGTCGGCCGACAGCCTGAAGGACTGGCGCGGTGGCCCCGTGCAGGGCTTCGGCATCGGCTCGTCGCTTTATAAGCCCGGCGTGACGCCGGACGAGGTGGGCCGGCGCGCCCGCGCCCTCACGGACGCCATCCGCGGCTTCGCGGACCCGGACGGCGAGGCCCGCGGCCTGCCGCGGGACGACGGCCGCGAGGGTGGCCGGGAGCGGGGCGGGGACGACGAGCGATGA
- the dapD gene encoding 2,3,4,5-tetrahydropyridine-2,6-dicarboxylate N-succinyltransferase has protein sequence MSTAADTAALQAIIERAFEDRASITPGTSGEVRDAVDRALSLLDSGELRVATKTEGATGPNSWTVHQWLKKAVLLSFRLNDMAPVSGGPAGSSWYDKVPSKFEGWGENQWRAAGFRAVPNCVVRRSAYIAPGAILMPSFVNLGASVGAGTMVDTWVTVGSCAQIGRNVHLSGGVGIGGVLEPLQANPTIIEDDCFIGARSEVVEGVVVGQGSVLSMGVFISASTKIVDRATGKVHVGYVPPYSVVVSGNLPGKPFPDGTPGPSLYCAVIVKTVDAQTRSKTAINDLLRD, from the coding sequence ATGAGCACAGCGGCGGACACGGCGGCGCTCCAGGCCATCATCGAGCGCGCCTTCGAGGACCGGGCGTCCATCACCCCGGGCACGAGCGGCGAGGTGCGCGACGCCGTCGACCGCGCCCTGTCGCTGCTCGACTCGGGCGAACTGCGCGTCGCCACCAAGACCGAGGGCGCCACAGGCCCCAACAGCTGGACCGTGCACCAGTGGCTGAAGAAGGCCGTGCTGCTGTCGTTCCGCCTGAACGACATGGCGCCCGTCTCCGGCGGCCCGGCCGGCTCCTCCTGGTACGACAAGGTGCCCTCGAAGTTCGAGGGCTGGGGCGAGAACCAGTGGCGCGCCGCCGGCTTCCGCGCCGTGCCGAACTGCGTCGTGCGGCGCTCGGCCTATATCGCGCCGGGCGCCATCCTGATGCCGTCCTTCGTCAACCTCGGCGCTTCGGTGGGGGCCGGCACGATGGTGGACACCTGGGTCACGGTCGGCTCCTGCGCGCAGATCGGCAGGAACGTGCACCTGTCGGGCGGCGTCGGCATCGGCGGCGTGCTGGAGCCGCTGCAGGCCAACCCCACCATCATCGAGGACGACTGCTTCATCGGCGCGCGCTCGGAAGTGGTCGAGGGCGTGGTGGTCGGCCAGGGCTCGGTCCTGTCGATGGGCGTCTTCATCTCGGCCTCGACCAAGATCGTCGACCGCGCCACCGGGAAGGTCCACGTGGGCTACGTGCCGCCCTATTCGGTGGTGGTGTCGGGCAACCTGCCGGGCAAGCCGTTCCCGGACGGCACGCCCGGCCCCTCGCTCTACTGCGCCGTGATCGTCAAGACCGTTGACGCGCAGACGCGCTCAAAGACCGCCATCAACGACCTCCTGCGCGACTGA
- the dapE gene encoding succinyl-diaminopimelate desuccinylase, producing MTTPSALDVLQALLRCPSVTPAAGGALDMIQGLLEPAGFAVHRVTFSEPGTPDVENLYARIGTGAPHLVFAGHVDVVPPGDAAAWTHAPFSGDVADGMVWGRGACDMKGGVAAAVAAALAWAARGGAAAGGSVSFLITGDEEGPAVNGTAKLLDWARERGERFDACVLGEPTNPGRMGEMIKNGRRGSLTGEITVEGRQGHVAYPHLADNPIPRLMRALAALTSAPLDAGTAHFDPSNLEIVTVDTGNPSANVIPASCRARFNVRFNDLWTPESLSDEIRARVGTAAVGPHRLAFAPCNALAFLTAPGAFTALVAAAVEAETGVKPALSTTGGTSDARFIVRDCPVVEFGLVGQTMHMVDERVSVADVAALERVYGRVIAGFLSA from the coding sequence ATGACGACGCCCTCCGCCCTCGACGTCCTACAGGCGCTGCTGCGCTGCCCCTCCGTCACACCGGCCGCGGGCGGGGCGCTCGACATGATCCAGGGTCTGCTGGAGCCCGCCGGCTTCGCAGTGCACCGCGTCACCTTCTCGGAGCCCGGCACGCCGGACGTCGAGAACCTCTACGCCCGCATCGGCACGGGCGCGCCGCACCTCGTCTTCGCCGGGCACGTCGACGTGGTGCCGCCCGGCGACGCCGCAGCCTGGACGCACGCGCCCTTCTCGGGCGACGTCGCGGACGGCATGGTGTGGGGCCGCGGCGCCTGCGACATGAAGGGCGGGGTGGCGGCGGCCGTCGCGGCGGCTCTGGCCTGGGCAGCCCGCGGCGGGGCCGCCGCAGGCGGGTCGGTCTCGTTTCTGATCACCGGCGACGAGGAAGGGCCGGCCGTCAACGGCACCGCCAAGCTGCTCGACTGGGCGCGGGAGCGGGGCGAGCGTTTCGACGCCTGCGTGCTGGGCGAGCCGACGAACCCGGGCCGCATGGGCGAGATGATCAAGAACGGCCGCCGCGGCTCGCTGACGGGCGAGATCACGGTCGAGGGCCGCCAGGGCCACGTCGCCTATCCGCACCTCGCCGACAACCCGATCCCGCGGCTGATGCGGGCGCTCGCGGCGCTGACGTCCGCGCCGCTCGATGCCGGCACGGCGCATTTCGACCCCTCGAACCTTGAGATCGTGACGGTCGACACCGGCAACCCGTCGGCCAACGTCATCCCGGCGTCGTGCCGCGCCCGCTTCAACGTGCGCTTCAACGATCTGTGGACGCCCGAGTCGCTGTCGGACGAGATCCGCGCCCGCGTCGGCACGGCCGCGGTCGGCCCGCACCGCCTCGCCTTCGCGCCCTGCAACGCCCTGGCGTTCCTCACCGCGCCCGGCGCCTTCACGGCCCTGGTGGCCGCGGCCGTCGAGGCCGAGACGGGGGTGAAGCCGGCGCTGTCCACCACGGGCGGGACGTCGGACGCGCGCTTCATCGTCCGCGACTGCCCGGTGGTGGAGTTCGGGCTCGTCGGTCAGACCATGCACATGGTCGACGAGCGCGTGAGCGTCGCGGACGTCGCGGCGCTCGAACGCGTCTACGGCCGGGTGATCGCGGGCTTCCTCAGCGCTTGA